From the genome of Pantoea alfalfae, one region includes:
- the hpf gene encoding ribosome hibernation promoting factor translates to MQLNLTGQHVEITPPLREFVNSKFAKLEHYFEHINQVYIVLKVEKVTQVADATLHVNGGELHATSEAEDMYAAIDGLIDKLARQLTKHKDKLKKH, encoded by the coding sequence ATGCAGCTGAACCTGACCGGGCAACATGTTGAAATCACGCCACCTTTGCGTGAATTCGTCAACAGTAAATTTGCCAAACTGGAACACTATTTTGAACATATCAATCAGGTCTATATTGTCCTGAAGGTTGAGAAAGTCACACAGGTGGCTGACGCAACACTCCACGTGAACGGTGGCGAGCTGCACGCCACGTCCGAAGCGGAAGATATGTATGCGGCAATTGATGGGCTGATTGATAAACTCGCCCGTCAGCTGACCAAACACAAAGATAAACTGAAAAAACACTAA
- the ptsN gene encoding PTS IIA-like nitrogen regulatory protein PtsN, whose translation MNNDLTLELSTVLSPDCTRSGVHCQSKKRALEIISELAAKQLNLPHQTLFEAILTRERMGSTGIGNGIAIPHGKLEEDTLRAVGVFISLEQPIAFDAVDNQPVDLLFALLVPADQCKTHLHTLSLVAKRLADKTVCRRLRAAQSDEELYAIITEVQTEQ comes from the coding sequence ATGAACAACGATCTTACACTGGAATTGAGCACAGTGCTTTCGCCAGACTGCACCCGCAGCGGCGTACACTGCCAGAGCAAAAAACGTGCGCTGGAAATCATCAGCGAACTGGCCGCTAAGCAGCTCAACCTGCCGCACCAGACGCTTTTCGAAGCGATTCTGACCCGCGAACGTATGGGTAGTACCGGTATTGGTAACGGAATAGCCATTCCTCACGGCAAGCTGGAAGAGGATACACTGCGTGCGGTAGGGGTATTTATCAGCCTCGAGCAGCCGATTGCGTTTGATGCCGTCGACAACCAGCCGGTCGATCTGTTGTTTGCATTGCTGGTTCCGGCTGACCAGTGCAAAACACACCTGCACACCCTTTCACTGGTGGCAAAACGTCTGGCAGATAAAACGGTTTGTCGTCGTCTGCGTGCTGCGCAGAGTGATGAAGAACTCTATGCCATTATTACGGAAGTCCAGACAGAGCAGTAA
- the rapZ gene encoding RNase adapter RapZ, which yields MVLMIVSGRSGSGKSVALRALEDMGFYCVDNLPVVLLPELANSLAERNISAAVSIDVRNMPESPEIFETALNNLPDTFSPQLLFLDADRNTLIRRYSDTRRLHPLSSKNLSLESAIDEESDLLEPLRSRADLIIDTSEMSVHELAEMLRTRLLGKRERELTMVFESFGFKHGIPIDADYVFDVRFLPNPHWDPKLRPMTGLDRPVAAFLDRHTEVHNFIYQTRSYLELWLPMLETNNRSYLTVAIGCTGGKHRSVYIAEQLADYFRSRGKNVQSRHRTLEKRKS from the coding sequence ATGGTGCTGATGATCGTTAGCGGTCGTTCAGGCTCGGGGAAGTCAGTGGCGCTCCGTGCGCTGGAAGATATGGGGTTCTACTGCGTTGATAACCTGCCGGTCGTGTTGCTGCCTGAGTTAGCCAACTCGCTGGCGGAACGCAATATTTCGGCGGCGGTCAGCATCGACGTCCGTAACATGCCTGAATCCCCGGAAATTTTTGAAACCGCGCTGAATAATCTGCCTGACACATTTTCACCTCAGTTGCTGTTTCTCGACGCCGATCGCAATACCCTGATTCGTCGTTACAGCGATACGCGCCGTCTGCATCCCCTCTCCAGCAAAAACCTGTCACTAGAGAGCGCGATTGATGAAGAGAGCGACCTGCTGGAGCCGCTGCGTTCACGTGCCGACCTGATCATCGACACCTCAGAGATGTCAGTGCATGAGCTGGCAGAGATGCTGCGTACCCGCCTGCTGGGCAAGCGCGAACGTGAGCTGACTATGGTGTTTGAGTCGTTTGGCTTCAAGCATGGCATTCCGATTGACGCTGACTATGTCTTTGACGTGCGCTTTCTGCCCAATCCCCACTGGGATCCTAAGCTGCGCCCGATGACCGGCCTCGATCGTCCGGTCGCGGCATTCCTTGACCGCCACACTGAAGTGCACAACTTTATCTACCAGACACGCAGCTATCTTGAACTCTGGCTGCCGATGCTGGAGACCAATAACCGTAGCTATCTTACCGTGGCAATTGGCTGTACTGGTGGCAAACACCGCTCAGTGTATATTGCAGAACAGCTGGCGGATTACTTCCGTTCGCGCGGTAAGAATGTACAGTCACGCCATCGCACGCTGGAAAAGCGCAAATCATGA
- the npr gene encoding PTS phosphocarrier protein NPr: MTVRQTVEIKNKLGMHARPAMKLFELVQSFDAEVLLRNEAGTEAEASSVIALLMLDSAKGGHIEIEASGPEEIPALAAVIELFEAGFDED; the protein is encoded by the coding sequence ATGACCGTCAGACAAACTGTAGAAATCAAAAATAAGCTAGGCATGCACGCCCGTCCGGCGATGAAGTTGTTTGAGCTGGTGCAGAGCTTCGATGCCGAAGTATTGCTGCGCAACGAAGCGGGCACAGAAGCCGAAGCCAGCAGCGTGATTGCGCTGCTGATGCTCGACTCGGCTAAAGGCGGACACATAGAGATTGAAGCCAGCGGCCCGGAGGAGATCCCGGCGCTGGCAGCAGTCATTGAGCTGTTTGAAGCGGGTTTTGATGAAGACTAA
- the mtgA gene encoding monofunctional biosynthetic peptidoglycan transglycosylase, with protein MNKHKGSVGQRIRRIIGRILLVWLGVWLAGILLFSFLPVPFSAVMAERQISAWLHGDFSYVAHSDWVGHDEISPWMGLAVIASEDQKFPDHWGFDVAAIESVLDNSDSRMRGASTLSQQTAKNLFLWDGRSWVRKGLEAGLTVGIETVWTKRRILTVYLNIAEFGPGIFGVEAASQRYFHKPASRLTAADAALLAAVLPNPIRYRAAAPSGYVRERQQWIMRQMRQLGGEGFLQRNKLD; from the coding sequence ATGAACAAGCATAAAGGAAGCGTCGGACAGCGTATCAGACGTATTATTGGTCGTATCCTGCTGGTGTGGCTGGGCGTATGGCTGGCGGGAATATTACTCTTTTCGTTCTTACCGGTACCGTTTTCAGCGGTGATGGCTGAACGCCAAATTAGTGCCTGGTTACATGGTGACTTTAGTTATGTCGCCCATTCTGACTGGGTCGGACATGATGAGATTTCGCCGTGGATGGGGCTGGCCGTTATCGCCTCCGAAGATCAAAAGTTTCCGGACCACTGGGGGTTCGATGTCGCGGCGATTGAATCTGTACTGGATAACAGCGATAGCCGGATGCGCGGGGCGTCCACATTGTCACAACAGACAGCCAAGAATCTGTTTCTGTGGGATGGCCGCAGCTGGGTGCGTAAAGGTCTGGAAGCGGGGCTGACAGTAGGGATTGAGACAGTCTGGACGAAGCGACGTATTCTGACCGTCTATCTTAATATTGCAGAGTTCGGGCCGGGTATCTTTGGCGTTGAGGCAGCTTCACAGCGTTATTTCCACAAGCCAGCCAGCCGGCTTACTGCAGCCGATGCTGCTTTACTGGCGGCGGTTCTGCCTAATCCTATCCGTTATCGTGCTGCTGCACCTTCAGGCTACGTCAGAGAGCGACAGCAGTGGATAATGCGTCAGATGCGCCAGCTTGGCGGTGAGGGCTTCCTGCAGCGTAATAAGCTCGACTAA
- the arcB gene encoding aerobic respiration two-component sensor histidine kinase ArcB codes for MKQIRLLAQYYVDLMVKLGLVRFSLLLASALVVLAMIVQMAVTMVLRGHVESIDVVRSVFFGLLITPWAVYFLSVVVDQLEESRQRLARLVDKLEEMRTRDLELNQQMKETITQLNQEISDRKKAELAREQVMDKLREEVTRREQAQIELEQQSSFLRSFLDASPDLVFYRNIDKQFSGCNRAMELLTGKSEKQLIGLTPRDIYDDEAATKVLETDEKVFRHNVSLTYEQWLQYPDGRKACFEIRKVPYYDRVGKRSGLMGFGRDITERKRYQDALENASREKTTFISTISHELRTPLNGIVGLSRILLDTDLNQEQLKYLKTIHVSAITLGNIFNDVIEVDKIERRKVQLDNQPLDFTGFLADLENLSGLLAQPKGLKFVLAPQLPLPHMISTDGTRLRQILWNLIGNAVKFTQQGEIVVRVVYEQDETLRFEVQDSGMGIRQEEQDKIFAMYYQVKDQHGGKPATGTGIGLAVSRRLAQAMGGDIRVHSAPGQGSCFTVEIKAPRIAEEVEDEGLDDSLPLPALHVLLVEDIELNVIVARSVLEKLGCSVEVAMTGSEALAMFDPLEFDLVLLDIQLPDMTGLDVSRAIRQQYQGTHLPPLVALTANVLKDKKEYFDAGMDDVLSKPLAVPALTAMIKKYWDYQADSEEETADASDDKTRMLLDVAMLEQYIELVGPGLITQSLTMFEKMMPDYLAVLESNLMARDQKGIAEEGHKIKGAAGSVGLQRLQMLAKQIQSPELPAWWDNVVEWIDDLKHEWRHDVQVLRDWVAEQGQSYPGKK; via the coding sequence ATGAAACAAATTCGTCTGTTGGCGCAGTACTACGTTGATTTAATGGTCAAGCTTGGACTGGTGAGGTTCTCGCTGCTGCTGGCATCTGCGCTGGTGGTGCTGGCGATGATTGTCCAGATGGCGGTTACGATGGTACTGCGGGGTCATGTCGAGAGCATTGACGTGGTGCGTTCGGTCTTCTTCGGGTTGCTGATAACGCCCTGGGCGGTCTATTTTCTGTCGGTGGTGGTCGATCAGCTGGAGGAGTCGCGTCAACGGCTGGCACGGCTGGTGGATAAGCTGGAAGAGATGCGAACCCGCGACCTGGAACTGAACCAGCAGATGAAAGAGACCATCACGCAGCTGAATCAGGAGATCAGCGATCGTAAGAAGGCGGAGCTGGCTCGCGAACAGGTGATGGACAAGTTGCGTGAAGAGGTGACGCGTCGCGAGCAGGCACAGATTGAACTGGAGCAGCAATCCTCCTTCCTGCGCTCCTTCCTGGATGCTTCGCCTGACCTGGTTTTCTATCGCAACATTGATAAGCAGTTCTCCGGCTGTAATCGCGCGATGGAACTGCTGACCGGTAAAAGCGAAAAACAGCTGATTGGCCTGACGCCACGCGATATCTACGACGATGAAGCGGCAACGAAGGTGCTGGAAACGGACGAGAAAGTGTTCCGTCATAACGTCTCGCTGACCTATGAACAGTGGCTGCAATATCCCGACGGGCGCAAAGCCTGTTTCGAGATCCGTAAAGTGCCTTATTACGACCGCGTCGGTAAGCGCAGCGGACTGATGGGTTTTGGTCGCGATATAACGGAGCGTAAGCGCTATCAGGACGCGCTAGAGAACGCCAGCCGGGAGAAGACCACCTTTATCTCTACGATCAGCCACGAGCTTCGTACGCCGCTTAATGGCATTGTCGGCCTGAGTCGCATTCTGCTGGATACCGACCTTAACCAGGAACAGCTGAAATATCTGAAGACCATCCACGTCTCTGCCATCACGCTGGGCAACATCTTTAATGATGTGATTGAGGTGGACAAAATCGAGCGCCGCAAAGTGCAGCTGGATAATCAGCCCCTCGACTTTACCGGTTTCCTCGCCGATCTGGAAAATCTTTCCGGCCTGCTGGCCCAGCCAAAAGGGCTGAAGTTTGTGCTTGCGCCGCAACTGCCGCTGCCGCATATGATTTCGACGGACGGAACGCGTCTGCGTCAGATTCTGTGGAACCTGATTGGTAACGCCGTGAAGTTCACTCAGCAGGGCGAAATCGTGGTGCGGGTAGTCTATGAGCAGGACGAAACGCTGCGCTTTGAGGTGCAGGACTCCGGTATGGGTATTCGTCAGGAGGAGCAGGATAAGATCTTTGCGATGTACTATCAGGTCAAAGATCAGCATGGCGGTAAACCGGCGACCGGCACCGGTATCGGGCTGGCGGTTTCACGTCGTCTGGCGCAGGCGATGGGCGGTGACATCCGCGTACACAGCGCACCAGGACAGGGATCATGCTTCACGGTTGAGATCAAAGCGCCACGCATTGCTGAAGAGGTGGAAGATGAAGGCCTGGACGACAGCCTGCCACTCCCGGCGCTGCACGTGCTGCTGGTGGAAGATATTGAGCTGAATGTGATTGTGGCGCGCTCGGTGCTTGAGAAGCTGGGTTGCAGCGTCGAAGTCGCCATGACCGGTAGCGAAGCGCTGGCGATGTTCGACCCACTGGAGTTTGATCTGGTGCTGCTGGATATTCAACTGCCCGATATGACCGGACTGGATGTCTCGCGTGCGATTCGCCAGCAGTATCAGGGAACGCATCTGCCACCGCTGGTTGCGCTGACCGCCAACGTGCTTAAAGACAAAAAAGAGTATTTCGATGCGGGAATGGATGATGTTCTGAGCAAACCGCTGGCAGTGCCGGCCCTGACCGCAATGATCAAAAAATACTGGGATTATCAGGCAGATTCGGAAGAGGAAACCGCAGATGCCAGCGACGACAAAACCCGGATGCTGCTGGATGTGGCGATGCTCGAACAGTATATCGAGCTGGTTGGTCCGGGCCTGATTACCCAAAGCCTGACGATGTTTGAAAAGATGATGCCGGACTATCTTGCTGTGCTGGAATCGAATCTGATGGCGCGCGATCAGAAAGGCATTGCTGAAGAGGGGCACAAGATTAAAGGGGCGGCGGGTTCGGTCGGGCTGCAGCGTTTGCAGATGCTGGCGAAACAGATTCAGAGTCCTGAATTACCGGCGTGGTGGGACAACGTTGTTGAATGGATTGACGATCTGAAGCATGAGTGGCGACACGATGTGCAGGTATTGCGCGACTGGGTGGCAGAGCAGGGTCAGTCATATCCCGGAAAAAAATGA
- a CDS encoding glutamate synthase-related protein has translation MSTKKPQSYGLYDPTAGSDSCGVGFITRKDGEQTHEILQMAHSALCTVPHRGGMSAEGVGDGAGVNVDLSLHFFRKITGQPLEAGRFGVGNFFVPKDAALRANAERLVDETLSSFGLPVIMKRDMPLDSSVTRPAAVQFQLPILQWIFTAPQDVVDQNDFEQRIYRALLTIEARAFTESEFGGLYPLSLSSRTQVFKARLNSNEVIPYFKDLTDPDHQVRGLFFHTRFSTNTDPHTTMAQPFRLMAHNGELNTDRKNRIAESALALARGKKIVRPKGQSDSSRLDQSIHSRLMEDNLDLITAVVSMMPPAWENDSSLPAEVRDMLEYFSLYEEKNDGPAALIFGNGEVIGARLDRLGLRPLRSVETAEYIGAMSEAGQIAFPPESVLRRGRIEAGGMLYFDHREKRSYTTLQALEKLAAEKDYSALLREARVGLDDLPEIPAEQQGSPLRYRGDLKTYQRFVAYYYNQESFKFMMDPMLNTGAEKISAMGYGNAINGLSDHEGGMAHYFSQRFAQVTNPPLDSIREVDGMTLRVALGAKPHLGRSKGRQIVVPTPILSHLDMLRLREQTIAPYARFEMLYEPVIGKDLLSTTANANALEKAIDDLAQQVVDFARAQGGIAVLTDRHISSTHAAIPMLLVVSAINQRLVQEGLRLDVSLVVESGQSISSHHIAATLGFGASAIYPLGVQMRAEEKFGEGEEGNKAFKRYAKAAEKALMKTMGKVGLCTVESYSSGEFFEPNFLNTDDPVLKKYFPNIKTPVGGAGFAAIAAMAVDWHQSALKIQGESEVPLLGLFKERAEGAGHSYGTIAVRTFIDMTEEPIRFADKAREEDNFIRLMTLAKLDNAFGIKPETFKDSSFERIPDDVINNFAITADYRQFSSLMYEERKRRPAALRDILTFPADLTHIDSEAEFRRKLGRYSLTNNGFAIRGMECEAVDGSLNHFMLRLTDAIEGLKPESERLQNLSRALKSRFGDDIESSDVVTGGLKVTAYGKAADYLSRIFTTLPSLPLSEVQPACEITRTFASGAMSHGALVAPAHEAVAHGTNMVGGMSNCGEGGEHYSRHGTIRASRIKQLASGRFGVWAAYLADPMLEELEIKIGQGAKPGEGGQLPAAKVTVEIAAARGGTPGVELVSPPPHHDTYSIEDLAQLIHDCKAARVRVIVKLVSSEGIGTIAVGVAKAGADVINVAGNTGGTGAASVTSLKYTGRVAEIGIAEVHQALCANGLRDKVQLRCSGAQQTGSDVVKSALLGGDSFEFGTTALMMLKCVMAKNCNVKCPAGLTTNAEAFDGDPRQLAQYFLNVAHEVREILARMGLRSLREARGRSDLLHLMDHPLEVGKLDLRAMLTVVPELKIDKPVYLEKDFELDDGWVEQLKSALVDQANTDVALGNGIVLNNRNKSVGGQLAIDIERMLNHELSAAQLQAMPAVMTDDRGRRYLAPESVKISTTGSAGQSFGAFCNDGMQLAHYGTCNDGVGKGQCGGELIVMSPGGGAQDGDGNVLIGNFALFGATGGRLFVQGQAGDRFAVRNSGATAVVEGVGDFCCEYMTNGAILNLGTFGKGFGNGMSGGFAYQYDPYGSLASHAAGDSVRFGSIADQDEMAQVHKQAVLTMLNWHLEATKSPRAAWLLENWETECHHFVYVMPRSLLLYQDGGEILKAKSRKDLLEELSTALAGHQVAKFKAAWRQGKTIANGAVPAYGATDTQEMFVLLNNYTVLSFAQQLALAKLPKGTPVEDAAVEKAVRNLLMTEDFSLVSKLQRHARSAIESYSDDELASLIGTKRMSDYKAALTQRNIRSMDSLATYGWIMYQDACNREVLGHLPDFEELFARAALPEIAAAVGKLS, from the coding sequence ATGTCCACTAAAAAACCTCAATCCTATGGCTTGTATGATCCGACAGCAGGCAGTGACAGCTGTGGTGTAGGTTTCATTACGCGCAAGGACGGCGAGCAGACCCACGAAATTCTGCAGATGGCGCATAGCGCCCTGTGCACGGTACCTCACCGCGGCGGTATGTCAGCGGAAGGCGTTGGCGACGGCGCGGGGGTCAACGTTGACCTTTCCCTGCACTTCTTCCGCAAGATTACCGGCCAGCCGCTGGAAGCAGGCCGCTTTGGCGTCGGCAACTTCTTTGTGCCGAAAGATGCTGCGCTGCGCGCGAATGCTGAACGTCTGGTAGATGAGACACTCAGCAGCTTTGGCCTGCCGGTGATCATGAAGCGTGACATGCCGCTCGACAGCAGCGTGACCCGTCCGGCCGCCGTACAGTTTCAGTTACCGATTCTGCAGTGGATTTTCACTGCGCCACAGGACGTGGTTGACCAGAACGACTTCGAACAACGCATCTACCGCGCCCTGTTAACGATTGAAGCCCGCGCGTTTACCGAAAGTGAATTTGGTGGCCTCTATCCGCTGTCGCTGTCGTCGCGTACCCAGGTGTTTAAAGCTCGTCTGAACTCCAATGAAGTGATCCCCTACTTCAAAGATCTGACCGATCCTGATCATCAGGTGCGCGGGCTGTTTTTCCATACCCGCTTCTCCACCAACACCGATCCGCATACCACGATGGCCCAGCCGTTTCGCCTGATGGCACATAACGGTGAGCTGAACACGGACCGTAAAAACCGCATCGCTGAGTCCGCGCTGGCACTGGCCCGTGGCAAGAAAATCGTGCGGCCGAAAGGTCAGTCCGACAGCTCACGTCTGGATCAGAGTATCCACAGCCGTCTGATGGAAGATAATCTCGATCTCATCACCGCCGTGGTTTCAATGATGCCGCCCGCCTGGGAAAACGACAGTTCACTGCCAGCAGAAGTGCGTGACATGCTGGAGTATTTCTCTCTTTATGAAGAGAAAAACGACGGGCCGGCGGCATTAATCTTCGGCAACGGCGAAGTAATTGGTGCCCGCCTTGACCGTCTTGGCCTGCGTCCACTGCGTTCAGTTGAAACGGCGGAGTATATTGGGGCGATGTCAGAAGCCGGCCAGATCGCCTTCCCACCGGAAAGCGTGTTGCGTCGTGGCCGTATCGAAGCAGGCGGCATGCTCTATTTCGATCATCGTGAAAAACGCAGCTACACCACGCTGCAGGCGCTGGAAAAACTGGCTGCAGAGAAAGATTATTCGGCGCTGCTGCGTGAAGCCCGCGTCGGTCTTGACGATCTGCCTGAGATCCCGGCTGAACAGCAGGGTTCACCACTTCGTTATCGCGGCGATCTGAAAACCTATCAGCGCTTTGTGGCTTACTACTACAACCAGGAAAGCTTCAAGTTCATGATGGACCCGATGCTGAATACCGGCGCAGAGAAAATCTCCGCGATGGGTTACGGTAACGCCATTAACGGTTTATCCGATCATGAAGGCGGCATGGCGCACTACTTCTCTCAGCGCTTTGCTCAGGTGACCAACCCACCGCTGGACTCAATCCGCGAAGTGGATGGCATGACGCTGCGTGTCGCGCTGGGTGCGAAACCCCATCTGGGCCGCAGCAAGGGGCGTCAGATTGTGGTACCGACCCCCATCCTCAGCCATCTTGATATGCTGCGTTTGCGCGAGCAGACCATCGCCCCTTATGCGCGCTTTGAAATGCTCTATGAGCCGGTAATCGGCAAAGATCTGCTGAGCACCACCGCGAACGCCAATGCGCTGGAAAAAGCGATTGATGACCTGGCGCAACAGGTAGTGGATTTTGCCCGTGCACAGGGTGGCATCGCCGTGCTTACCGATCGTCACATCTCGTCAACGCACGCCGCAATCCCGATGCTGCTGGTGGTTTCTGCCATCAACCAGCGCCTGGTGCAGGAAGGTCTGCGTCTGGATGTTTCTCTGGTGGTGGAAAGCGGCCAGAGCATCTCCTCGCATCACATAGCTGCCACCCTCGGCTTCGGAGCTTCCGCTATCTATCCACTGGGTGTACAGATGCGTGCAGAGGAGAAATTTGGTGAAGGTGAAGAAGGTAACAAAGCCTTTAAGCGCTATGCCAAAGCCGCTGAAAAAGCCCTGATGAAAACCATGGGCAAAGTCGGTCTCTGTACCGTTGAGAGTTACAGCAGCGGTGAATTCTTTGAGCCTAACTTCCTCAACACTGATGATCCGGTGCTGAAAAAGTATTTCCCGAATATCAAAACCCCGGTGGGTGGCGCAGGCTTTGCAGCCATCGCGGCAATGGCCGTTGACTGGCATCAGAGCGCGCTGAAGATTCAGGGCGAGTCTGAAGTGCCGTTGCTGGGCCTGTTCAAAGAGCGTGCCGAAGGCGCTGGTCACTCCTACGGTACCATCGCCGTGCGCACCTTCATCGACATGACTGAAGAGCCGATTCGCTTTGCCGACAAAGCGCGCGAAGAGGACAACTTCATCCGTCTGATGACGCTGGCAAAACTGGATAACGCCTTTGGCATCAAGCCAGAGACGTTTAAGGACAGCAGCTTCGAGCGCATTCCGGATGACGTGATCAACAACTTTGCGATTACGGCCGATTACCGCCAGTTCTCAAGTCTGATGTATGAAGAGCGTAAACGTCGCCCGGCGGCCCTGCGCGACATCCTGACCTTCCCGGCTGACCTGACCCACATCGACAGCGAAGCGGAGTTCCGCCGTAAGCTTGGGCGCTACTCACTGACCAACAACGGCTTTGCTATTCGCGGCATGGAGTGTGAAGCGGTAGATGGCAGCCTGAATCACTTTATGCTGCGTCTGACCGATGCGATTGAGGGGCTGAAGCCAGAGAGTGAACGTTTGCAGAACCTGTCCCGCGCCCTGAAATCCCGCTTCGGCGACGATATCGAGAGCAGCGACGTGGTCACTGGCGGTCTGAAAGTGACGGCGTACGGTAAAGCGGCAGATTATCTGTCACGTATTTTTACTACCCTGCCCTCACTGCCGCTAAGTGAAGTGCAGCCAGCCTGTGAAATTACCCGTACCTTTGCTTCCGGGGCAATGAGCCATGGTGCACTGGTCGCCCCGGCTCATGAAGCGGTCGCACACGGCACCAACATGGTCGGCGGCATGAGTAACTGCGGTGAAGGCGGCGAGCATTATTCCCGTCACGGTACCATCCGTGCCTCCCGTATCAAACAGCTGGCTTCGGGGCGTTTCGGCGTCTGGGCTGCCTATCTGGCGGATCCGATGCTGGAAGAGCTGGAGATCAAAATTGGTCAGGGTGCGAAACCTGGCGAAGGCGGTCAGTTACCGGCGGCCAAAGTGACCGTCGAGATTGCTGCGGCCCGTGGCGGTACGCCTGGCGTTGAACTGGTCTCGCCGCCGCCGCATCACGATACCTACTCCATCGAAGATCTCGCGCAGCTGATCCACGACTGCAAAGCGGCGCGGGTACGCGTTATCGTCAAACTGGTCTCCTCTGAAGGGATCGGCACCATCGCGGTTGGCGTAGCCAAAGCCGGTGCAGACGTGATTAACGTCGCGGGAAACACCGGCGGTACCGGCGCTGCCTCGGTGACCAGCCTGAAATATACCGGACGCGTGGCGGAAATCGGCATCGCTGAAGTCCATCAGGCGCTATGCGCTAATGGCCTGCGCGATAAAGTGCAGCTGCGCTGCTCTGGCGCGCAGCAGACCGGCAGCGACGTGGTGAAATCTGCTCTGCTGGGCGGTGACAGTTTTGAGTTCGGTACGACGGCGCTGATGATGCTGAAATGCGTGATGGCGAAAAACTGCAACGTTAAGTGCCCTGCTGGTTTAACCACTAATGCCGAAGCCTTTGATGGCGATCCGCGTCAGCTGGCACAGTACTTCCTCAATGTGGCACATGAAGTGCGTGAGATTCTGGCTCGCATGGGCCTGCGTTCCCTGCGTGAGGCTCGAGGTCGCTCTGACCTGCTGCACCTGATGGATCATCCACTGGAAGTCGGCAAACTCGACTTACGCGCCATGCTGACCGTGGTACCTGAGCTGAAAATCGACAAGCCGGTTTATCTGGAAAAAGATTTTGAGCTGGATGACGGCTGGGTTGAGCAGCTGAAATCAGCGCTGGTCGATCAGGCCAATACCGACGTCGCACTGGGCAACGGCATCGTGCTGAACAACCGCAACAAAAGTGTGGGCGGCCAGTTAGCGATCGACATTGAACGCATGCTGAACCATGAACTGAGTGCGGCGCAGTTGCAGGCGATGCCTGCGGTGATGACCGACGATCGCGGCCGCCGTTATCTGGCCCCTGAGAGCGTAAAAATTTCCACCACCGGTTCTGCTGGTCAGTCATTTGGCGCGTTCTGCAACGATGGCATGCAGCTGGCCCACTACGGCACCTGTAATGATGGCGTCGGCAAGGGACAGTGTGGCGGTGAGCTGATTGTCATGTCGCCGGGCGGCGGCGCGCAGGATGGCGACGGCAACGTGCTGATTGGTAACTTTGCGCTGTTCGGCGCAACTGGCGGACGTCTATTCGTGCAGGGTCAGGCCGGTGATCGCTTCGCGGTGCGTAACTCAGGCGCAACGGCCGTGGTTGAAGGCGTCGGTGACTTCTGCTGCGAATACATGACTAACGGTGCCATTCTTAACCTGGGCACCTTTGGTAAAGGATTTGGCAACGGCATGAGCGGCGGCTTTGCTTACCAGTACGATCCGTATGGATCGCTGGCCAGTCACGCTGCCGGTGATTCAGTGCGGTTCGGCTCGATTGCCGATCAGGATGAGATGGCGCAGGTTCACAAGCAGGCAGTGCTGACCATGCTGAACTGGCATCTGGAAGCGACCAAATCGCCGCGTGCCGCCTGGCTGCTGGAGAACTGGGAAACCGAGTGTCACCACTTTGTTTACGTGATGCCGCGCTCGCTGCTGCTCTATCAGGATGGCGGCGAGATCCTCAAAGCCAAGAGCCGTAAAGATCTGCTCGAAGAGCTGTCGACAGCACTGGCAGGCCATCAGGTAGCGAAATTCAAAGCCGCGTGGCGTCAGGGTAAAACCATCGCCAACGGTGCCGTCCCGGCTTATGGCGCAACCGATACGCAGGAGATGTTTGTCCTGCTGAACAACTACACCGTGCTGAGTTTTGCCCAGCAGCTGGCACTGGCGAAGTTGCCGAAAGGTACACCTGTTGAAGATGCGGCGGTGGAAAAAGCGGTGCGTAATCTGCTGATGACTGAAGACTTTTCGCTGGTGAGCAAGCTGCAGCGTCATGCCCGTTCGGCCATCGAGAGTTACAGCGATGACGAACTGGCGAGTCTGATCGGTACCAAACGCATGTCAGATTACAAAGCGGCGCTGACGCAACGTAACATCCGCTCCATGGACAGTCTGGCGACCTACGGCTGGATCATGTATCAGGATGCCTGTAACCGGGAAGTGCTGGG